The stretch of DNA gtacatgtcttttcattcctctttgtagttcaaaagaaccattgttttcttgtgggagctgaaatgctctaagttctctttcattcttctacatcatcactttaagaatctagattgtagagatatcttactaatccagcagtctatgttcttttagaatagtgatcatgcaacttatagcaatctatgtttttttggggaaagcatgtgtcaattctctatcattcttctcttatcataacatcataactgcaatgatatgccatgaaaggcaaaacattcaacatttcaatgaaaggcaaaacattcaacatttcatcatagcatgctctttacataaacattttcatgaaacagtttagaacaataacatctttaaaacattgtaactgcagttacctttttccttgattgagcacgatgcaatggagtgttgagcggtgtcgtatgaTCCCACAtatgtctagtgaatcaaactagacatGACTTTTTAGAAAatggtttctagggccagagcaaacgaactgctctgataccactctgtcacagcccactatcccaatgacgggttaaccggggttatgacttgggtgaacaataagaaatggaaatttaaaagggatttactaaataaccaacattaataaccacaaactagtggtatatatatagatataaccacttgggtaattaacaaatgagtcagccataacgactaaaccccaaatgaaagttaaacaaaatgaagaagtaataagttccacaatacgataacaaattcagagtgtttgcagcggaaaaacgtgtgagttatgcatatggagatgcatactcaaggtttcattacataaacatcaaaagggaaatccgctcaacaccgatccattccatcgcctgctcaacctgcacatttagaaatacatgcagggctgagtataaaaatactcagtgacataagccgaaaatacaacatgcatacatatataaattgaactgtcATAatagtaacacacaggggttttcataaatgacctgcgcttactaaaacatttcattcattttcataaaggtggatgcatcccattttcagtctatatgatccatatctgtcctttctgtcacgcgccgggaaggaggcctccttaccacggacgccaagaccggtcgcaagcgactcgcggtctccatgagtgtacacgttaaccctagctagcgacctttgtctagcataggatcccaattggatttcctttaaagttggcgaaccaacacagataggatacatataaaaacataaacattttggcagtcaatcatttcataaacatttcattttcatagcattttcattttcataaagggcattgaacatataagcattttataagaactgaataaatagtcaaaacatatcatgcatatatattcgcatatgaggcctacgtcacgcaggggatctctatatacgtaataataaaataatgcccacctcaattgttcttaaagctggcgtggagtcgtttcttcttctgcttcactttctgtcgcccggaccttcattgatgaagagtcgataagttcgtgaagaaattgtcataagacaaagtctaattctacgtgcctaaggtatcttttaatgttttagggttctagcatccatattaatctcgtttcattcaatcaataaaatgtaaccaattatcatgtaactatcatataggttcgaacccatttattcgaacatcaacatgtacataatccataacctccctctacacccgtcatttagtcaagtactccatcaattaagaacaagccaTATTTTATCACcctgaaaatttaatcattataaatcatgctttctcatacttcgcacattttcatcacttaaataaataaatcatttataaacacatgcttagtaatttaatatctcaattaaatctcaagctcatttgataaagtaaatcatatacttaatcattctataacacaattccacattttttttatcatgtaaataaataagaaattccattattcatttataaataataaaacattttaaaatccattgagatgaaataaaacattttaaccatttaaaaatcCATACTCGAAAAGctttgaaatattataaaaatgagggtttaatcccaatttttttttttaaagttcaacaataaattaaataaaagaacggacatcatttaaaataaatagttccaaccttaaatattaaaaattaaatcaagagatttaaattcactaaattaatttagtgaaaattcaaacattttaaaataaataaggccaaaaattcgtaggctttattaatcaattaacagttcaaaacttaattaaaatgagcctcaatcaatttaaataaatacccaacataatttaaaataaaaatgggccaagtacattttattaaataaaaatcggcccattcccttatttaaaattttcggcccaagcTAGCAAGAAGGGCTTTGAGCCCAAGCCTAACCCtaatcatacatacatacaccacacacacaaacacataacacacgcacacacacagccactctcactctccctctcggctctcccgactctctctctgctcggtcgagtgcggcgccgcctccggcgcgccgcctcgccgtgcATCTCCCCTCCCCCTCTCATACTCTCGGTctctcctcttctctctctatctcgccGGAAAAACAGAGCCACGGCTCCTTGCTCGGAATAGGGCAGCAGAGGCTACCCCCACCGTCGCATCCATCTTCGCCGCCCACAACCACCGCCGGACTCACGGGGAAGAGCCGAGCGTCGCCGCTCCCGTCGTTCGTCTTGCTGGAATCGCGGTGGAGGCCGAGCCTTGCCTCGCCGGGAAGGTAGGCTCCAGATCTGAGCTccccctctttttctcttttccgGCCGACCAGGAACAGCTCGGTGCTCCCGCTGCCGTGTCGCCGCTGCCGATGCCGCCGCATCGTCGTCACCGGAGAAGATAAGTTCTCcctcctatctctctctctccctcccctgTTCTACcttctcttctctcttttttttttttttacagcagccctaaccatctctctctcgtttCAGATAGACAAAGGAAAAAAGCGGCGGctgccgccgcgccgcctccggccgcgagcagccgccggctgctctcacccccccaaattccagtcacacgcacaaaacacacatagaGCACTTAGGGTTTCAATTCTgttcattttcattcatttatatttacaaaaactgatctgtacttgtaatagatagaaatatagtaaaatgtgtgcgtgtgtattattctgttGGTGGTTCCCTGATGGTGATAAGCTGATGTAATTGAAACAATAATAGTCTAAAAGAAGTGGTAATGGATGCGTGTGTTCGATCTGTTTTCATTTGAATCATAGTTTTGTAATTTAACAAATGAATGTATGGAGAAAGTAAAGTAGGAGGTAACCTTGATAATTTTCTGAACTCACAAAGTTGGATCTGCGAATCAACAATTTAACAATGAATTTGGATCTGAATCTGCTTGATTACTGGAATTTGGAAACATAAACATAGTTAAAATGGAGGGTTGTATCcccaaggaagaagaagagaattgGTTGGAACACTTACCTCTGCACTTTAAACTTTGTTGGGTGTGTTGAAAAGAGAAGGAAAGAGCGGATGAACTAATAGAAGGAAAATTTAGCTTTTAAAACTTGGCTTTTGTCTAATTGAAATGGCAGAGGATTGATGATAagattttgattaaataaaagctaattgcatgttgagatgttaaaggtgtagaagatggctggcaaaagaaggtgtaaagagtgtttagtggaatgatgagtgtgtggaataatgagtgtttagtggaatgatgagtgtttagtgggatggttggcatatgatgagtgtttagtgggatggttggcatatgatgagtgtttccaacaccatcaatttatttaagagtaagatggatgtggaaatgtgtaggtgctagatgaatgtgaaaaatccttattctgtatttgtaatactaatttcgggttctcatataacgaagcttcgttataactctctataaattacatattttataactcgttttataagtcgaaaattaattacgacttcaagtaaataatagaaatactatttctatcgtatataaattaaataacatgactctgctaagtcagttataatccgaaataataattattgactactcaataatcctttaaatctcaaacggattcaaataataataagaatttagcacatcaaaacacatatataacaattaaatcatatcagataaatcaaatcagttttattattaatggatgccgaaccctaattattaagtctttaatcagtgattaaaaactgggatatgacatactatcccccttaaaataaatttcgtcccgaaatttgtacctcaggaaataattctgggtatttctccttcatgctagactcaagttcccatgtcgcctcttcttgatcatggtgcttccaaaggacttttactaagggtatcgatttattccttagtacttgaaTCTTCCGATCtaaaatagattcgggtctctcttcatagctcatatctgggCTAAGGATAACGTCGTCTCTTTGgatcacgtgttttggatcataaacatattttctcaactgcgacacatgaaacacattatgcacattcccaaggtttggcggcaacgccagcctgtaagctaccgggcccaccctttctaggatctcatagggtcctataaaacggggtctaaGCTTACCCTTTACGCCAAATCTTGTAATTCCTTTAGAAGGAGAAATCTTCAAAAAGACTTTATCCCCACACTCAAACTGCAAGTCGGTTCGACGTTTgtcggcataagacttctgtctatcttgggcctctttaatacgctgtcgaatctgacggacgatctcaatcatctcgcctactgtatctggccccaagattcttctttcgccgacttcatcccagtaaagcggcgatctacatttcttcccgtataacgcctcataaggtgccatggcgatagttgcttgatagctgttgttgtaagcaaattcgattagtggcaacacacgctcccaatcttctcctctatctagcacgacagtccttaacatatcttctagcgtttgaattgtcctttcggactgaccgtcggtctgcgggtggaaagctgtgctgaaattcaaccttgttcccaattccttctgcaagcttatccagaatctggaggtaaacttagaatctctgtcggacgtgattgtcttcggcaccccatgtaaacgcacgatctccttgatgtagagttgggctaacttatctgatctATACGTGATAGGGATAGGCAGAAAGTGTGCACTCTTTGTGAGTCTGTCTACAATGACCCATATTACCGTGTTACCTCGTCTTGTTTTTGGCAATCCTGTAACaaagtccattgcaatatcgtcccatttccattctggaatcTCCAAAGGCTGTAGCTCGccgtaaggtcgttggtgtaaagcctttacttgctggcaaactagacacttttcgacgaataaagccacgtctcgtttcattccttcccaccagaaattctcttttagatcttgatacatcttagtgcttcccgggtgggcgacataaggagtgtcatgggcttcgctcatgatcttgttcttgagttcctcgtcatgagggatgcatattctcctctcaaagaaaatagcattATCGGCTTCTTCGTGGTAGTTCTTAAGATTTCCTTCTCTTATCTTAGCtcgtaatttctccaatttatcatccttcctttgagcttctaccaccaatttcctcaaatttggtataatcgcgaccacccccgctattgtagcaggtgggtttatcacctctaatttcatcctatcaaaatctcgtatgagctcttcttcctttgtaaggatgtatcccagtttcaatgggaccttgcggctcaatgcgtcggctactacattggccttccccgggtgataatttataccacagtcataatcttttactaattcgagccaccttcgctgtctcatgttgagatctttttgctcgaagaagtacttcagacttttgtgatcggtgtaaatctcacacctgacaccatatagatgatgtctccaaatttttagtgcgtgcactaccgccgctagttcaagatcatgggtcggataattcaattcgtgtggcctaagttgccgcgatgcatatgcaatcactttgccttcctgcatcaaaacacatcctagtccgttctttgatgcatccgtgtagaccacatacTCCTTGTCTGGTTCCGGAATTGTTAGCACTGGCGCTGTAGTTAGTTTTTCCTTGAGCAGCTGAAAACTTTCTTCACACTCGTTAGTCCATGtgtatttaattccctttcgaagcaattgcgtcatcggccttgctatcttggaaaatccctcaatgaatcttcgatagtagccagccaatcccaagaaacttctgatctcgtttggggtagttggcgacttccatccttgtactgcttccactttggcggggtccaccttaataccttctgaagatacaatatgtcccagaaatgtaacttctttgagccaaaactcacatttgttgaatttggcaaaaaggcGTTCATCCCTAAGAGTTTGCAAAACAGTTCTCAGATGTTCCctgtgttcttcttcattcttggagtaaatgaggatatcatcaataaacaccaagacgaatttatccaaataaggatgaaatactctgttcatgaggtccatgaacacagctggtgcatttgttagtccgaacggtacaactacgaactcgtagtgaccatatcttgttcggaaagccgttttgggtatatcttcatgtctaacctttaactgatgatacccagacttcaaatcgattttggagaaaacacccgcgcccttgagttggtcgaataaatcatcaattctgggcaatggatacttgttcttaagcgttagcttgttcagctctcgataatcgatgcacaatctcaaggttccatctttcttcttgacaaacagcaccggcgctccccatggggacacactaggcctgatgaagcctaggtccagtaactcttgtaactggattttcaactcttccaattccttcgggcccattctgtacggtgcttttgataccggcgccgctcctggctctagatcgatggtgaattctacttgtctgtcaggtggtaatcctggcaaattttctgggaaaacatcttgaaaatccCGCACGATCTCTATATCTTCCATTGTCTTTTTGGTCTCAACTCCCCCATTCAGGTATACGAGGAAGGCTTggcagtctttcttgttcatcatcttcctcgctTGTAAGGCTGAAATAATCGGCACTCTGTTCCTTCTGCATATTCCATAGAAACTTAAAGTATCCCTTCCTGGAAAGTTGAAACCGATTTTCCGCTCTTGGCACAAtatcgtggcatagttctccgctagccagtccattcccaggattatatcaacgtcctccATCGATATAACATGCAAGTTGTTTGCTATAACCTTAAACGATCCTATGGTCAGTTCTAGGTTCGAGCAAGCATGTGTTACTACTGCtattcctcctattggtgaagaaattctcaagtcctgattagtcttttcaggttggagctttaaagtttttacacatacacttgcaataaaagaatgcgaggcacccgtgtcgaacagaagtataacaggtgtgtcaagtaatgtgcccatacctgccaaattCCCTTGGTTGTTTCCTTGCTTATTCTTGTGCAAGGCATAGGCTCTTGCCTGTGGAATTTGCGGTGGACGTGCCGCAGGTCGATACTGCTGCTGTGGTGGTGGGTAGAGTAACTGTTGGCCTTGGATAGCCCTGAGTGGTTGTACTTGGCCCGGCTGATTCGGCCCTCTCATTCCTCCTTGTGGTTTTCCTTGGCAGTCTctggcaaaatggcccttctggccacacttaaagcaggtattgctgccagccaagcatatgccgtgatgtgacttggagcatttgggacacaaaggtgccctgagctggccctgattgtttccagctgatcctggattgactggtcgtccttgccattgcccttgtggcatcatgtttccttgccatggcctcttgttatcttggttgttgtagtaacccctattattgttgttgttgccatcccattttctcttcccacgatcgttgtttcccgaagcttgagtctgggttgggcggtcttcaggcatggctgcttcaacatccagggctctgctaagtgcctcagagtgggtgagattaccatgaccagcaagcgccatcttgatctcatgcctaaggcctgaacgaaacttctcggccatcttttcatcagtgtcgatcagatgaggggcatagcgagacatgtcgcagaaagcgcgatcgtattccgtcacggacatcttgttttgtttcagattgaaaaactccgtctctttcttctttctgtagctcttgggaatgtaTTTATCGTGGATCTCCGTcttgaagtcttcccaagtcaggttttccaattgttcgagggtcattgccctcttcttggtttcccaccaaaaatctgccgacccagttagttggaatgcaacacaagagagtCTCTCTTGGTCAGAACAGTAGAGAAAGTCGAAAATCCTTTCCATTGCTCTAATCCAGATTTCGGCATCAGTCGGGTTGCCGGTCCCGTTGAATGTTGGCGGGctctgtttaagaaaaagttcctcAACCCTTCGTGGAGGTTCGTTTGCGGTTCCCACATTGTTTCTTGGGGCTCTTCTGGGAGGCATTCTGtgcttcaaaaataaaagatcctcagtatattccttacctcaattcataacatattcctcttgatttaatcatgaaagcatcgtaacaaaacatctaaatccttATTGATCACAAGAGGGTACTAGGACAACTAAACAATTGTAAGGCTCAATTCTTGAACGATATCAAAACAAAGTGGTGCAGAAAAATTTGTTGAGAAATTCAAACGAATAACCAGatggtagaaaggagtaactactaggtcgaacaaaatgatctagagtaaaaactcatctggcttttcaaccgaaagttgaaacacatgggttttcaacccaaaatacGTCTACTgatatttggatcatgtggactggctaggtccaatcatcatcacctcccaatCACACGGAAAACATCATTCCAAACTTAAAAAGCCGTGGACaactattcataataataaaactcaAGTTCGTACTGGCAAACCAAAAGCTTAATTTAAAGTTCTATGTCCTATTGAACCCAAACCCCCACGTATAACatgtacacaaatatatatacatatatataggcaaagcatactgttcttaaaatctatcgtgtactaaaagtcgattcggtgttccatcgcgtgtgaacatttgaacgtagagactatgctcaaacccttgatgcagcgtttgccttgaattcgtcttgtatcatcatcccgtgtttttccttcaacgtgtacatgtcttttcattcctctttgtagttcaaaagaaccattgttttcttgtgggagctgaaatgctctaagttctctttcattcttctacatcatcactttaagaatctagattgtagagatatcttactaatccagcagtctatgttcttttagaatagtgatcatgcaacttatagcaatctatgttttttttggggaaagcatgtgtcaattctctatcattcttctcttatcataacatcataactgcaatgatatgccatgaaaggcaaaacattcaacatttcaatgaaaggcaaaacattcaacatttcatcatagcatgctctttacataaacattttcatgaaacagtttagaacaataacatctttaaaacattgtaactgcagttacctttttccttgattgagcacgatgcaatggagtgttgagcggtgtcgtatgaTCCCACAtatgtctagtgaatcaaactagacatGACTTTTTAGAAAatggtttctagggccagagcaaacgaactgctctgataccactctgtcacagcccactatcccaatgacgggttaaccggggttatgacttgggtgaacaataagaaatggaaattta from Salvia miltiorrhiza cultivar Shanhuang (shh) unplaced genomic scaffold, IMPLAD_Smil_shh original_scaffold_358, whole genome shotgun sequence encodes:
- the LOC131004265 gene encoding uncharacterized protein LOC131004265 isoform X2, which codes for MTLEQLENLTWEDFKTEIHDKYIPKSYRKKKETEFFNLKQNKMSVTEYDRAFCDMSRYAPHLIDTDEKMAEKFRSGLRHEIKMALAGHGNLTHSEALSRALDVEAAMPEDRPTQTQASGNNDRGKRKWDGNNNNNRGYYNNQDNKRPWQGNMMPQGQWQGRPVNPGSAGNNQGQLRAPLCPKCSKSHHGICLAGSNTCFKCGQKGHFARDCQGKPQGGMRGPNQPGQVQPLRAIQGQQLLYPPPQQQYRPAARPPQIPQARAYALHKNKQGNNQGNLAG
- the LOC131004265 gene encoding uncharacterized protein LOC131004265 isoform X1, coding for MTLEQLENLTWEDFKTEIHDKYIPKSYRKKKETEFFNLKQNKMSVTEYDRAFCDMSRYAPHLIDTDEKMAEKFRSGLRHEIKMALAGHGNLTHSEALSRALDVEAAMPEDRPTQTQASGNNDRGKRKWDGNNNNNRGYYNNQDNKRPWQGNMMPQGQWQGRPVNPGSAGNNQGQLRAPLCPKCSKSHHGICLAGSNTCFKCGQKGHFARDCQGKPQGGMRGPNQPGQVQPLRAIQGQQLLYPPPQQQYRPAARPPQIPQARAYALHKNKQGNNQGNLAGPGDRK